The genomic DNA acacacacacacacacacacacacacacacacacacacacacacacacacacacacacacaaaaactgttcaCAGACTGTTAATTCAAATTATTCCATTAGAAAGGAACTGATTGGGAAATACCTTTAATCTACAATATAACAAAAAAGGAACAACAAGGTGGTCTGCTGTATCATAAGGGTAAActaataaaatgaataatttcaattttattagTTAATGGTTATTTGCTAAGGGTATTGTTTTCACACAAAGGATAGTAAATGGGTAGAGATGGTTTAAACACTGGTTGAAAGTAGAAGTCAGACTGTTGATAAACTTCTGCACCAAGTAATTGTAATAAATCTTTCAGAAACTTTGTATGAAAATCCTCCAAGAAATGAGCTTCATTCACAAATGTTTTATGCACAAATCCGGGATtcgtaaatatttttttattatcctGGCCTATAATGATTGGCTGCTCCCACCAATTTCTAGTGCCATGAAACACAAGATTAACTGCCTTGGTTATTGCAGCCtggaccttttttttcttttcttttcttttttaccatCGTCACTGCCGAGGAAACACTAGCATGCATTTTCTGGCATCCATCTCGGCCActattgtttctgtttctttagTCGTGCCTTTTTTTGCTTCTTGGGCCATGCTTCTCTCTTCTCACTTCACCGCTTTCTCCATGATACACCTCTAGGCAAATGTATTTACTTATGTAGAGAAATGGGGGCGTGGTAATATGCTGATTGCAAATAGCGGGCATGCGCCTGTCCATTAAAGAGTGATTTTGATTCACTAACATATGCACAATGATAAGAACAAAACTGGCCGGTGCATGTGTCATGAATCCGGCAGTAATTTTCCgtgtgcacttttttttttgtgcacaaaGTGAATGAGGCTCTGTCTCTTTCAGGGCCAGCAGATAGACGTTTCTTGATAACAACTCATCACAgccaaatcacaaaaacaatcttGGAAATGCTTCCACTATTATTACTGCTGCACCAGTTACCGCTATTGCTGTGGAAAATTGGGGACTTTAATCCAAAAACTGTAAGCATTTCAAAAGCTAAAAGTGACAACATCAATTTTGCTCACTGACCACCAGCTACGACCAGACAAGAGAAGTAGGCTTCTTGAAAACCGCTTATGTCAGTGTATGGCACTTACTCAACCGTAATATTAACTGTTTAAGTGTGTGTCATCTTCCTCTTTCCACACTGAATAAAAATGTGGGATTAGcctacattttgtgtgtgtgtgtgtgtgtgtgtgtgtgtgtgtgtgtgtgtgtgtgtgtgtgtgtgaaaatattttcactTACAGTATTTGTTACAGGTGAGAGCTGATGTTTATATGTCTGATGATGATAAACTCAGATGTATAACAGCAGATACAATGTGAGCTATTTGCATATCACAAGAATTCCAGTTTAGATGTAGACATGACTAGTATTGATTTCCTTCCTGATTTTCAAAAAAGGGAAGTTGAAACTTCACCACCCATTTTGGAGTGTGTTATCCTCACTTAGGACATTGTTATACAATAGCCTACACATATGCGTGGTCTTTGTTATTTTTTCCTCTCCATCCTGACCCAAGGTGAGTCAATATTCAGCACTTTTCTTGTAtctgtagagtgtgtgtgtgtgtgtgtgtgtgtgtgtgtgtgtgtgtgtgtgtgtgtgtgtgtgtgtgtgtgtgtgtgtgtgtgtgtgtgtgtgtgtgtgtgtgtgtgtgtataagagtGGTGACGCATCTGCGTGCATGTGTGGATGCCTTCGTGGGCTTCACATTTGTTCATTACAAATACAATCTGCATCACACATCCAGTTTGATCAGTTGCTGTCCTCCACAGTGTCTTCCAGCACCCTCAAAGTCATTGGCGTCTTGGGGCACAATGTCACTTTGCCCTGTACATATGACAGCCTAACTCACGGCGTCCTGAGTTTCTGTTGGGGACGAGGGGTGGTGCCCAGGTCCCAATGCTCCAGCACCATCCTCTCCTCACAGGATGGGGCTGTGCCTTTCAGGCAGTCCCCCAGGTACCAGCTGTTGGGCAGGGTGACAGACGGAGATGTGTCGCTGACCATCCTGGATGCTCAGTGGAGTGATGCTGGTGTGTACGGCTGCAGGATCGAGATCCCCGGGTGGTTTAATGACAAAAAGGTCAACACACACCTGGTCATGGAGGAAGgtaatactaaaaaaaaaaatcatgtagaTTGTTTATGAACTCTATGATCCAGCCTTAAGGTATTTTGTTTTTGCCAGCCCCTGTGGAACAACCCGTTACCCAGGACTGGGCACCGGCCTCTGGTGGTGAGCAATCACcttttgaataaataaataatgttaaaaagtgGTGATGCTAATCAAAATCATCTTCTTTTCAAATCTAAATGGCTTTTTAGCAGCTGGTTTATTAGCTATGTTTGTTATTCAggaataaaacatgatttagttaatttatcattttaagcataaactgtattttataCATGGTATTAACTGACGGTTTAACTTCTTGCAGACATATTGACAACATTTGTAACTAACAATGTAGAAGTTGGTGAAGTAATTGGAATCGCAACATTGGAATCGCATAACACAACGGAGGTATGTGTtatgcagatatatatatatatacacacacacacacaccaatcagTTTTCATTGTAGTGTATATTTATGGCACATATTTTCTACCATGTTATAGGAAGAATTCAAAGCCTTCCTGGAAGTGGGAAACATTAGCAGGATGGCagctattttcttcttcatcataatcataatcCTCGTCTTTGTTTTCCGTAAGTGTGGAATGGATTATAGTTTGTTACTCATGCCATTTAGATTGATTTTACACATTAAACATTGGCGTATATTGAGCCATTAAAGTCACAGAGTGGGTCTTCCTCTTATAGACtgaagaaatacaaacattAAATTATATTCTCAAACAGGGAGGAGATTTCTGCCGAAGAGGACACTTCAACATCTCAACACCTCAACTGCTGAGAACATTTATGAAGTATTATGAAGCGTCACAGTTTTGGATGGGATGGTCAACTAAGGAGTCTATAAGAAACTGCTTGCTGAATGTTTCATGTGCTGATTCTATCCACCTCCTCAGCTTTAGAGGCAAACCTTTTGAACCCATTTCCACAGTAAGCAGCTTACAGGATCCTTCTATTCTCAGATAGCTCTGAATAAGGCAAATGTGTGTCATATGTGGCTGAGAAAATGCAAAAATATCCTGCAGAATAATTAATATGCGATTTGTCGGCTTTTCATGACAAAATTGATCTCGCAGCCCTGAAAAGCATATAGGTGGTTTATACTTGTGGGCACAATGCCACCTATTGGACTTAATGCATTATTATCAAAATATTGGCGAAGATTCCACAATGAATATACTGTACACTCAATCAAATGTGTCTTCCTGCTCTCTTTTGAACAAAGTCAGATCTAATATCTGAATTGTGTATTATTTGTTAAAATATTTGCAAATCCACAATGCATGCTGTTCTCAATCCTAACTCTCAGGTCTGAATAAATTGTATTTGGGTTCATTTTATGCTGAAATTGATCGATGGCTCAATTTCACAGTAAGATTTCTTTGTGAGGTGAAAGAAATTTGGTTTCTTCAACGTCGTAAGATTTTTATGTAATACGAGGAGTCACTCTTAAAaactcaaatgttttttttatgtaaaacaaGATCACATTATATCTGTTTGTCTTCAAATAACATCATCACTAAGGTCTATCTCTCTGCAGAAGACGCACAAAATGAAGCCATGTTTGGAAAACAAGAATTTTCTTTTAGGGtgattttgtccttttttttggcATTCAGCAAGACAGcccaaaataaaaatgagcttttgaaataaaaataaaaactcatcaGATCTAAATGCATCAATTGTTTTATTCGCATAGTTTTTATATGAAgtgataaaacacagcacattccatttcattttaatgtttaacaGACTTTTCAAAGTGATTGGCTGTATCAATTTTCAATGTTATCGACACATTTAAAATTGTTGGTCACCCAGAATGATTCAGCATTGGAGTTGTCGCAGCAGGTTTTACTTCCAAAAATAAATATCAAGTCaaatcaactttattgtcaattctctcaaaatgtgaaaaaatgtgcCAGACATCCAGAGGAATCGAAAATGCGTTTCTCTCCGACCCACGATGCAATacgtgtaaaaaaatatatatgatatCCGATATCAATTTTAATTATTCATAgtacaacacataacacatttaaaatgtttgaaaaacaGGTGGTAATGTACTCTGTTGTACAAAACTGAAACCTGTGTTGTGTCCCTAAAGTCTAATATAGtataaaaaacaatattgtcATATTGTATGTGATCAACTTTTTGTGATTATGTGCACATGTGGGATTACTTTAAGGCTGGAAGAGAGTAGTGTGTAAAAGTAaaattttcttattttctgacataaatgtgcatattttaatatacagtatatatatatatacagtatatatggcaCATATATTTCCTGGCCGCCTCCAGGAACATATTTCCTGAAAAGGGCAAGATGtgccaaaacacaaaaataacaatttgTAATTTGCATTTACTGTGGGAGTGGGTTAAGGctggaagcaaaaaatggtgtAAAGCAATATTGCAgttttcaacataaaatatatatttgaatatacTACATATTTATGCCACATACATGAGTCTATGTGCCAATTCAAATTGTTGACAGTCCGTTAAGATAAGGTTTATTTTCATTGCAGGAAATATTCAAAGCCTTTCTGGAAGTGGAACATGACAGGTTGGCAGCTATTTTCTTTTTCACCATAATCATAATCCTCGTCCTTACTTTCCATAAGTACGGAATGGATTATAGTTTGTGACTCGTGTACCATTCAGATTCATTTTACACATTAAAAGTGTTCTTTCGTCTATTTTAGAGTTCTTACTGATTGATTTTGCAGAGTGTAATTCACATCCAATGCCAAACATTCTGTACCAACACAGGACGTACAGTGCCTTTTATTTAGTGTGTGTGGATGGTTGTAGGGCAGTAGGTTATTTCATCCTATTTGAAtccaacatatactgtatgtttttaacCCCTTTTACCATAACCACAacctttccctaaccttaaccaagtgTTTTAgttacctaaccttaaccataggCTAGCCATTATCTATTTGCCATGACTACAATACCATACACTGTACTTAACTATACCAGTAACTGTGCACAGATGACATAGAAATAGTTAGCATTGAAAATTAAAGACTTTGTTAATGAATATAATACAGTTATACAGAATTGTGTAATAGTATTGTTTGTCTGGTGCTACGGCTGCTCCTTTACAGTAAACTCAGAATATCACTTATTCTTACAATATATTACactatttggatttttttttttaaatcagtgacAAGATTTCTGCTGAAGGATTCATCTCAACATGCTGAGAACAGTTATGAGTGCATAGAAGCTTAAGTGAGGAACTCTATCTGTCGTAACATTTGTTGACTTAAATAATGTTCCTTTGCCTTAAGTCCATTTTATAGTCGTGCGTAAAAAATCAACGGCGTAGCCCTGCAGAcgcctctgcgtctacgccggaccctacgccgtagcctgacgtgcacctctcgaaaaatgtaactacaaatgtaactacatgtcgctcggccgtggcttggtagtgttgcatttcccccagctcatttcctggt from Perca fluviatilis chromosome 10, GENO_Pfluv_1.0, whole genome shotgun sequence includes the following:
- the LOC120567062 gene encoding hepatitis A virus cellular receptor 1 homolog isoform X1 encodes the protein MRGLCYFFLSILTQVSSSTLKVIGVLGHNVTLPCTYDSLTHGVLSFCWGRGVVPRSQCSSTILSSQDGAVPFRQSPRYQLLGRVTDGDVSLTILDAQWSDAGVYGCRIEIPGWFNDKKVNTHLVMEEAPVEQPVTQDWAPASGDILTTFVTNNVEVGEVIGIATLESHNTTEEEFKAFLEVGNISRMAAIFFFIIIIILVFVFRRRFLPKRTLQHLNTSTAENIYEVL
- the LOC120567062 gene encoding hepatitis A virus cellular receptor 1 homolog isoform X2, whose translation is MNVQTVSSSTLKVIGVLGHNVTLPCTYDSLTHGVLSFCWGRGVVPRSQCSSTILSSQDGAVPFRQSPRYQLLGRVTDGDVSLTILDAQWSDAGVYGCRIEIPGWFNDKKVNTHLVMEEAPVEQPVTQDWAPASGDILTTFVTNNVEVGEVIGIATLESHNTTEEEFKAFLEVGNISRMAAIFFFIIIIILVFVFRRRFLPKRTLQHLNTSTAENIYEVL